In a single window of the Acyrthosiphon pisum isolate AL4f chromosome X, pea_aphid_22Mar2018_4r6ur, whole genome shotgun sequence genome:
- the LOC115035017 gene encoding uncharacterized protein LOC115035017, translated as MMLPKNASKCLIYGCQSKGIVVHRFPNPRTDFVRLKKWIDLVGLNEMDPNDVYKKKFICNNHFDEQCFSPGTKRLNARSYPTLLLPGSTNSKPSQPSVKASISIHQSDVVNRMRDTVDRLRSRTNNSYSN; from the exons atgatgcttCCCAAAAATGCTTCAAAGTGCCTAATATATGGCTGTCAATCCAAag gtattgttgTTCATCGATTTCCCAATCCTAGAACAGACTTTGTGAGATTAAAAAAATGGATTGATTTGGTTGGTTTGAACGAAATGGATCCAAATGatgtttataaaaagaaatttatatgcaataatcaTTTTGATGAACAGTGTTTTAGTCCTGGTACTAAGAGACTGAATGCGAGGTCTTATCCAACATTACTATtaccag GTAGTACTAATTCAAAACCTAGTCAACCTAGTGTTAAGGCTTCAATATCCATACATCAGAGCGATGTTGTGAACCGGATGAGAGACACTGTTGATAGGCTTCGAAGTCGAACAAATAACTCTTATtcgaattga